The Thioalkalivibrio sulfidiphilus HL-EbGr7 genome includes a window with the following:
- the lapB gene encoding lipopolysaccharide assembly protein LapB gives MTELLWLLLPVAAASGWLAARRTGRKSKRTLTGALSEDYIKGLNYLLNEQSDRALAVFIDMVDVDSDTVETHLILGSLFRRRGEVDRAIRIHQNLIARPNLEPRQRANALLELGRDYMKAGVLDRAEGLFRELINTGYLEAEAYGRLRALYEQEKEWERAIWAAEHLRRFSAEPQYEHIAHYHCELGEQAFRNGDPARAASHARKALSSDRNCARASILLGDLAVAEQDDRQALKHFSRVLEQHPDFAILVLDRVRAAYARLNDNTGYERFLARLREPDACQTTLLAHIDALHAEGREAEVDQLIDHELSRGKLTLPALQAYLKIQSGRAEDTAAGEVLNRAAHALEHYLQLRPLYRCNHCGFSSRSHFWCCPGCHQWSSIKPRELHAERPQTVLSP, from the coding sequence ATGACCGAGTTGCTCTGGCTGCTACTTCCAGTCGCAGCCGCCTCGGGCTGGCTGGCCGCGCGCCGCACCGGGCGCAAATCCAAACGGACCCTCACTGGCGCCCTGTCCGAGGATTACATCAAGGGCCTCAACTATCTGCTGAACGAGCAGTCCGACCGCGCCCTGGCGGTGTTCATCGACATGGTGGACGTGGACTCCGACACGGTGGAGACCCATCTCATCCTGGGCAGCCTGTTTCGTCGCCGGGGTGAAGTGGATCGCGCCATCCGCATCCACCAGAACCTCATTGCACGCCCCAACCTGGAGCCCCGCCAGCGGGCCAATGCCCTGCTGGAACTGGGTCGAGACTACATGAAGGCGGGCGTGCTGGACCGCGCCGAGGGACTGTTTCGGGAACTGATCAACACCGGCTACCTGGAGGCCGAGGCCTATGGCCGTCTCAGGGCGCTCTACGAGCAGGAGAAGGAATGGGAGCGTGCCATCTGGGCCGCCGAGCACCTGCGCCGCTTCAGTGCCGAGCCCCAGTATGAACACATTGCCCACTATCACTGCGAGCTGGGTGAACAGGCGTTTCGCAACGGCGATCCCGCCAGGGCGGCGAGCCATGCCCGCAAGGCCCTGTCCAGCGATCGCAATTGTGCGCGTGCCAGTATCCTGCTGGGCGATCTGGCGGTGGCTGAACAGGACGATCGGCAGGCGCTCAAGCATTTCAGCCGTGTCCTGGAGCAGCATCCTGACTTCGCCATCCTGGTGCTTGATCGCGTACGCGCCGCCTATGCCAGACTCAACGACAATACTGGCTACGAGCGCTTCCTGGCGCGCCTGCGTGAGCCGGACGCCTGCCAGACCACCTTGTTGGCGCATATCGACGCACTGCATGCGGAAGGGCGGGAAGCGGAGGTGGATCAGCTCATAGACCATGAGCTGTCCCGGGGCAAACTGACCCTGCCGGCACTTCAGGCCTATCTCAAGATCCAGTCCGGCAGGGCAGAGGATACGGCAGCGGGCGAGGTACTCAATCGCGCCGCGCACGCCCTGGAACATTACCTGCAACTGCGCCCCTTGTATCGTTGCAACCATTGCGGATTCAGTTCGCGCAGCCATTTCTGGTGCTGTCCCGGCTGCCACCAGTGGAGCAGCATCAAGCCCCGGGAACTGCACGCAGAGCGACCCCAGACGGTCCTGAGCCCCTGA
- the rpsA gene encoding 30S ribosomal protein S1 has product MSESFAQLFEESMAFTQMKPGSIINGTVIHVTPDVVVINAGLKSEGVVPADQFLNERGEMEVKVGDVVEVALESPEDGFGETRLSREKAKRAKAWERLETAMESDQTITGMISGKVKGGFTVELGDIRAFLPGSLVDVRPVRDTAYLEGKELEFKLIKLDQRRNNVVVSRRAVVEKEYSAERDELLKNLQEGMVLKGIVKNLTDYGAFLDLGGIDGLLHITDMAWKRVKHPSEVVEIGQEIEVKVLKFDRERNRVSLGLKQLGDDPWENITRRYPIGSRLFGKVTNITDYGCFVEIEDGVEGLVHVSEMDWTNKNIAPNKMVAVGDEVEVMILDIDEERRRISLGIKQCKANPWDEFAATHNKGEKVSGVIKSITDFGIFVGLDGGIDGLVHLSDLSWNMEGEEAVRNYKKGDEIEAVVLAVDPERERISLGVKQLDKDPFSNFVAEHAKGSIVKGVVKEVDAKAAIVELADSVDGVLRASELSRDRVEDVRSVLNVGDTVEAKFMGVDRKNRTVTLSIKAKDYAEEAEALQDYSSSSGSATTSLGDLLKEQMGSKDK; this is encoded by the coding sequence ATGAGTGAAAGTTTCGCGCAACTGTTCGAAGAGAGCATGGCCTTCACGCAGATGAAGCCAGGCAGCATCATCAACGGCACCGTCATTCACGTGACGCCCGACGTGGTGGTGATCAACGCAGGTCTGAAGTCTGAAGGCGTGGTCCCCGCCGACCAGTTCCTCAACGAAAGAGGGGAAATGGAAGTCAAGGTGGGCGACGTGGTCGAGGTGGCTCTCGAGAGCCCCGAAGACGGCTTCGGTGAAACCCGTCTGTCCCGCGAGAAGGCCAAGCGCGCGAAGGCCTGGGAACGCCTGGAAACCGCCATGGAAAGCGACCAGACCATCACCGGCATGATCTCCGGCAAGGTCAAGGGCGGCTTCACCGTGGAACTCGGCGACATCCGCGCCTTCCTTCCCGGTTCCCTCGTCGATGTGCGCCCGGTGCGCGACACCGCCTACCTGGAAGGCAAGGAGCTGGAGTTCAAGCTCATCAAGCTCGACCAGCGCCGCAACAACGTCGTTGTCTCCCGCCGCGCCGTGGTGGAGAAGGAATACAGCGCCGAGCGCGACGAACTGCTCAAGAACCTGCAGGAAGGCATGGTGCTCAAGGGCATCGTCAAGAACCTCACCGACTACGGTGCGTTCCTGGACCTGGGCGGCATCGACGGCCTGCTGCACATCACCGACATGGCCTGGAAGCGCGTCAAGCATCCCTCCGAGGTGGTGGAGATCGGTCAGGAGATCGAGGTCAAGGTGCTCAAGTTCGACCGCGAGCGTAACCGCGTATCCCTGGGCCTGAAGCAGCTGGGCGACGACCCGTGGGAGAACATCACCCGTCGTTACCCCATCGGCTCCCGCCTGTTCGGCAAGGTCACCAACATCACCGACTACGGCTGCTTCGTGGAAATCGAAGACGGCGTGGAAGGCCTGGTGCACGTGTCCGAGATGGACTGGACCAACAAGAACATCGCCCCCAACAAGATGGTCGCCGTGGGTGACGAGGTCGAAGTGATGATCCTCGACATCGACGAGGAGCGTCGCCGCATCTCCCTGGGCATCAAGCAGTGCAAGGCCAATCCCTGGGACGAGTTCGCCGCCACCCACAACAAGGGTGAGAAGGTCTCCGGCGTGATCAAGTCCATCACCGACTTCGGCATCTTCGTGGGCCTGGACGGTGGCATCGACGGCCTGGTGCACCTCTCCGACCTGTCCTGGAACATGGAAGGCGAAGAGGCCGTGCGCAACTACAAGAAGGGCGACGAGATCGAGGCCGTGGTGCTGGCCGTGGATCCGGAGCGCGAGCGCATCTCCCTGGGCGTGAAGCAGCTGGACAAGGACCCCTTCTCCAACTTCGTGGCCGAACACGCCAAGGGCAGCATCGTCAAGGGCGTGGTCAAGGAAGTGGACGCCAAGGCCGCCATCGTGGAGTTGGCCGACAGCGTGGATGGCGTGCTGCGCGCCTCCGAACTGTCCCGCGACCGCGTGGAAGACGTGCGTTCTGTGCTCAACGTGGGCGATACGGTGGAAGCCAAGTTCATGGGCGTGGATCGCAAGAACCGCACCGTGACCCTGTCCATCAAGGCGAAGGATTACGCCGAGGAAGCCGAGGCGCTGCAGGACTACAGCAGCAGCTCCGGCTCCGCCACCACCTCCCTTGGGGATCTCCTCAAGGAGCAGATGGGCTCCAAGGACAAGTAA
- the pyrF gene encoding orotidine-5'-phosphate decarboxylase encodes MPAIYNDPRIIIALDFPDAGQALEFTARLDPAACRLKVGFELFVSAGPALVEKLVAAGFDVFLDLKFHDIPNTVASACRAAAQLGVWMMNVHASGGGRMLQAAREALDGQSHRPRLIAVTVLTSMDERDLDELGLGKDVGRLAEALAGLAAASGLDGVVCSASEAPMLRQRHGEDFLLVTPGIRPRSAEQDDQRRVMTPAEAIRAGSSYLVVGRPITRADSPMEVLEAMNAEIRGAHLHSV; translated from the coding sequence ATGCCTGCCATATACAACGACCCCCGTATCATTATCGCCCTGGATTTTCCGGATGCCGGCCAGGCCCTGGAATTCACCGCCCGGCTGGATCCCGCTGCCTGTCGTCTCAAGGTAGGCTTCGAACTGTTCGTCAGTGCCGGTCCGGCGCTGGTGGAGAAGCTGGTGGCAGCGGGCTTCGACGTGTTCCTGGATCTCAAGTTTCACGACATTCCCAACACCGTCGCCTCCGCCTGCCGGGCAGCAGCCCAGCTCGGCGTGTGGATGATGAACGTGCACGCCTCCGGCGGCGGCCGCATGCTTCAGGCAGCCCGGGAGGCCCTGGACGGCCAGTCCCACCGCCCCAGGCTCATCGCCGTGACCGTGCTGACCTCCATGGACGAACGGGATCTGGATGAGCTGGGGCTTGGCAAGGACGTGGGCCGGCTTGCCGAGGCCCTGGCCGGGCTCGCCGCGGCCAGCGGCCTGGACGGGGTGGTCTGCTCTGCCAGTGAGGCGCCGATGCTGCGCCAGCGACACGGCGAGGATTTCCTGCTGGTGACCCCGGGCATCCGTCCGCGCAGCGCGGAACAGGATGACCAGCGCCGGGTCATGACACCGGCCGAGGCCATCCGCGCCGGATCGAGCTACCTGGTGGTGGGCCGTCCCATCACCCGTGCCGATTCGCCCATGGAGGTGCTGGAGGCCATGAACGCGGAGATCCGCGGGGCGCATTTGCATTCCGTGTAA
- the galU gene encoding UTP--glucose-1-phosphate uridylyltransferase GalU, with the protein MDPMHKKIRKAVFPVAGMGTRFLPATKANPKEMLPIVDKPLIQYAAEEAVAAGIDVLVFVTGRNKRSIPDHFDKAYELETELEERGKEKMLAIVRNILPPHVSCVYIRQAEALGLGHAVGCARPVVGDEPFAVILADDLVDGQGHGGALTQMVEIYNRHGCSVLGVEEVPHEDTNKYGVVTPEPLEDDLWRVKGIVEKPAPKDAPSNMAVVGRYILTPRIFELLENTGRGAGGEIQLTDAIASLLKEEQVLAHRFKGKRYDCGSKLGYLQATVEYALKHPELQDDFGAYIDELCAGRRKA; encoded by the coding sequence ATGGACCCTATGCACAAGAAGATTCGCAAGGCCGTGTTCCCTGTCGCCGGCATGGGCACCCGATTTCTGCCCGCGACCAAGGCCAATCCCAAGGAAATGCTGCCCATCGTCGACAAGCCGCTGATCCAGTACGCGGCGGAGGAGGCGGTGGCTGCGGGCATCGATGTGCTGGTATTCGTGACCGGACGCAACAAACGCTCCATCCCCGATCACTTCGATAAGGCCTACGAGCTGGAGACGGAACTGGAGGAGCGTGGCAAGGAGAAGATGCTGGCCATCGTGCGCAACATCCTGCCGCCTCACGTGTCCTGTGTGTACATCCGCCAGGCCGAGGCCCTGGGCCTGGGGCATGCGGTCGGCTGCGCCCGGCCGGTGGTGGGCGATGAACCCTTCGCGGTGATCCTGGCCGACGACCTGGTGGATGGCCAGGGACACGGCGGCGCCCTGACCCAGATGGTGGAGATCTACAATCGCCACGGCTGCAGCGTCCTGGGCGTGGAGGAAGTCCCCCACGAGGACACCAACAAGTACGGTGTGGTCACGCCCGAGCCCCTGGAAGATGACCTGTGGCGGGTGAAGGGCATCGTCGAGAAGCCGGCCCCCAAGGACGCACCCTCCAATATGGCTGTGGTGGGTCGATACATCCTCACGCCGCGCATCTTCGAGTTGCTGGAAAACACGGGCCGTGGCGCCGGTGGCGAGATCCAGCTCACCGACGCCATCGCCAGCCTGCTCAAGGAAGAGCAGGTACTCGCCCATCGCTTCAAGGGCAAGCGCTATGACTGCGGCAGCAAGCTGGGCTACCTGCAGGCCACGGTGGAATATGCCCTGAAGCATCCGGAACTGCAGGATGACTTTGGCGCCTACATCGACGAGCTTTGTGCCGGGAGGCGCAAGGCCTGA
- the cmk gene encoding (d)CMP kinase, with protein MTAPVITIDGPSGSGKGTLSRLVAERLGWHWLDSGALYRLVALAALRRGMALDDVAAVAELARNLDVRFEVDGQGAPVIVLDGAPVGGELRTEQAGNAASRVAALQPVRDALLDRQRAFRQAPGLVADGRDMGTVVFSDAPLKVFLTASCEERARRRYKQLKEQGLSANLHALSEELAERDRRDAERSVAPLKPADDAVVLDSTHLDIESVLEQVLRLAEERNLT; from the coding sequence GTGACGGCGCCGGTCATCACCATCGACGGACCCAGCGGTTCCGGCAAGGGCACCCTGAGCCGCCTGGTGGCGGAACGCCTGGGCTGGCACTGGCTGGACAGCGGCGCCCTGTACCGCCTGGTGGCCCTGGCCGCCCTGCGCCGGGGCATGGCCCTGGACGACGTGGCGGCCGTGGCGGAACTGGCACGGAACCTGGATGTGCGCTTCGAGGTGGACGGGCAGGGGGCCCCGGTGATCGTCCTGGATGGCGCCCCGGTGGGCGGGGAACTACGCACCGAGCAGGCCGGCAACGCCGCCTCCCGGGTGGCCGCCCTGCAGCCGGTGCGCGACGCCCTGCTGGACCGCCAGCGGGCCTTCCGGCAGGCCCCGGGGCTGGTGGCCGACGGCCGGGACATGGGCACCGTGGTGTTCAGCGATGCCCCCCTGAAGGTGTTTCTCACCGCCAGCTGCGAGGAGCGCGCCAGGCGCCGTTATAAGCAGTTGAAAGAACAAGGACTTAGTGCTAACCTTCACGCCCTTTCGGAAGAGCTGGCCGAACGCGACCGCCGGGATGCCGAGCGGAGCGTGGCGCCATTGAAGCCGGCCGATGACGCGGTGGTCCTGGATTCCACCCATCTCGACATCGAATCCGTGCTCGAACAGGTGCTGCGACTGGCCGAAGAAAGAAATTTGACCTAA
- the pheA gene encoding prephenate dehydratase, with the protein MSEQESLEQIRARIDALDDELLRLISERARCAQAVAKVKRDADPNAEFYRPEREAQILRKIQQRNPGPLDAEEMARLFREIMSACLALEEPLNVAFLGPEGTFTQAAALKHFGHSVHTVPLGAIDEVFREVESGAAHYGVVPVENSTEGVVTHTLDRFMQSPLKICGEVALRIHHHLMAKPGLAREQVKRIYSHQQSLAQCREWLDANLPQAERIPVSSNAVAARRAAEEEGAGAIASQAAAERYVLNVLNANIEDAPDNTTRFLVIGQRASGPSGRDKTSLLLSTRNRPGSLYRLLEPFARADVSLTRIESRPSHCVNWDYVFFIDVEGHEEDDKVRQAIAALEQEADLVKVLGSYPRAVL; encoded by the coding sequence ATGAGCGAACAGGAATCACTGGAACAGATCCGGGCGCGCATCGATGCCCTGGACGATGAACTGCTCAGGCTGATCAGCGAGCGGGCCCGCTGTGCCCAGGCGGTGGCCAAGGTCAAGCGCGACGCGGATCCCAACGCCGAGTTCTATCGTCCCGAGCGCGAGGCGCAGATCCTGCGCAAGATCCAGCAGCGCAATCCAGGCCCTCTGGATGCCGAGGAGATGGCGCGCCTGTTCCGGGAGATCATGTCCGCCTGCCTCGCCCTGGAAGAACCCCTCAACGTCGCCTTCCTGGGTCCCGAGGGCACTTTCACCCAGGCGGCGGCCCTCAAGCACTTCGGCCACTCGGTGCACACCGTGCCCCTGGGTGCCATCGACGAGGTGTTCCGGGAGGTGGAGTCCGGCGCCGCCCATTACGGCGTGGTGCCGGTGGAAAATTCCACCGAGGGCGTGGTCACCCACACCCTGGACCGCTTCATGCAGTCGCCGCTCAAGATCTGCGGCGAGGTGGCCCTGCGCATCCATCATCACCTGATGGCGAAACCCGGCCTCGCCCGGGAACAGGTCAAGCGCATCTATTCCCACCAGCAGTCTCTCGCCCAGTGCCGGGAGTGGCTGGACGCCAACCTGCCCCAGGCCGAGCGCATCCCGGTGAGCAGCAACGCCGTGGCCGCGCGGCGTGCCGCCGAGGAGGAGGGCGCCGGTGCCATCGCCAGCCAGGCGGCCGCCGAACGTTACGTGCTCAATGTCCTCAACGCCAACATCGAGGATGCCCCGGACAACACCACCCGTTTCCTGGTGATTGGTCAGCGGGCCAGCGGGCCGTCAGGCCGGGACAAGACTTCCCTGCTGCTGTCCACCCGAAACCGCCCCGGTTCCCTGTACCGCCTGCTGGAGCCCTTCGCCCGCGCGGACGTGAGCCTGACGCGCATCGAATCCCGTCCCTCCCACTGCGTGAACTGGGATTACGTGTTCTTCATCGACGTGGAAGGTCACGAGGAAGACGACAAGGTGCGCCAGGCCATCGCGGCCCTGGAACAGGAAGCGGATCTGGTCAAGGTGCTGGGGTCCTATCCCAGAGCGGTGCTTTGA
- a CDS encoding LapA family protein: MRKLILLLALALAVLIGATFSLLNAGSVAVNLYLGEVQLPLSILIFLSILIGAILGAFACTGFILRHLNDNRKLRKRIRLAEEELNQLRKIPIKDAY, translated from the coding sequence GTGCGCAAGCTGATCCTGCTGCTGGCCCTGGCTCTGGCCGTCCTGATCGGCGCGACATTCTCCCTGCTCAACGCGGGTTCCGTGGCGGTGAATCTCTATCTGGGCGAGGTGCAGCTGCCCCTGTCCATCCTGATATTCCTGAGCATTCTCATCGGCGCGATCCTGGGCGCATTTGCCTGTACCGGATTCATCCTGCGCCACCTCAACGACAACCGGAAATTGCGCAAGCGCATCCGGCTGGCGGAGGAGGAGCTCAACCAGTTGCGCAAGATCCCCATCAAGGACGCCTACTGA
- a CDS encoding integration host factor subunit beta: protein MTKSELIEILARKQSHLAYKDVELSVKTMLEHLSQALATGDRIEIRGFGSFSLHFRPPRVGRNPKTGETVSLPGKYVPHFKPGKELRERVNAVHEQ from the coding sequence ATGACCAAGTCCGAACTCATCGAGATCCTTGCTCGCAAGCAGAGCCATCTGGCCTACAAGGACGTGGAACTCTCGGTGAAGACCATGCTGGAACATCTCAGCCAGGCCCTGGCCACCGGTGACCGCATCGAGATCCGCGGTTTCGGCAGCTTTTCCCTGCATTTCCGGCCGCCGCGCGTGGGCCGTAACCCCAAGACCGGCGAGACCGTATCCCTGCCGGGCAAGTACGTACCCCATTTCAAACCGGGCAAGGAACTGCGTGAACGTGTCAATGCCGTCCACGAACAGTAA
- the hisC gene encoding histidinol-phosphate transaminase yields the protein MSCDYRALALAGVQNLTPYQPGKPIEELERELGIRESIKLASNENPLGPSPKALEAVRAQLGGIALYPDGNGFALKRRLAEQFDVAPSRITLGNGSNEILELVARAYLAPARNAVFSAHAFAVYPIVVQAVGAEARVAPANGPDHAMPYGHDLDAMASLINADTRVVFVANPNNPTGTWLDEDAVHGFLKRVPEDVLVVMDEAYFEYVEADGYPDSSRWLDAFPNLLLTRTFSKIHGLAGLRIGYGVSGEAVADILNRVRQPFNTNLLAQAAAVAALDDTDHVSESVRVNREGLVQVMDACRERGLGFIPSVGNFLSIDMGREAGPVYQALLREGVIVRPIAGYGLPNHLRVTIGRAHENTRFIAALDKVLRA from the coding sequence ATGAGTTGCGATTATCGGGCCCTGGCGCTGGCCGGGGTGCAGAACCTGACCCCCTATCAGCCCGGCAAGCCCATCGAGGAACTGGAGCGGGAACTGGGTATCCGCGAAAGCATCAAGCTCGCCTCCAACGAGAATCCCCTGGGTCCGAGCCCGAAGGCGCTCGAGGCCGTGCGCGCCCAACTGGGCGGCATCGCCCTGTATCCCGACGGCAACGGCTTTGCCCTGAAGCGGCGGCTGGCCGAGCAGTTCGATGTCGCTCCCTCGCGCATCACGCTGGGCAACGGTTCCAACGAGATCCTGGAGCTGGTGGCCCGTGCCTACCTGGCGCCGGCGCGCAATGCGGTGTTCAGCGCCCATGCCTTCGCCGTCTATCCCATCGTGGTGCAGGCGGTGGGCGCCGAGGCCCGGGTGGCCCCGGCCAACGGCCCCGACCATGCCATGCCCTACGGCCATGACCTGGACGCCATGGCGTCCCTCATCAATGCCGATACCCGGGTGGTGTTCGTGGCCAACCCCAACAACCCCACGGGCACCTGGCTGGACGAGGACGCGGTACACGGCTTCCTCAAGCGGGTGCCCGAGGACGTCCTGGTGGTCATGGACGAGGCCTATTTCGAGTACGTGGAGGCGGATGGCTACCCGGACAGCAGCCGCTGGCTGGATGCCTTTCCCAACCTGCTGCTGACCCGCACCTTCTCCAAGATCCACGGACTCGCGGGCCTGCGCATCGGTTACGGCGTCTCCGGCGAGGCGGTGGCGGACATCCTCAACCGGGTGCGCCAGCCCTTCAACACCAACCTGCTGGCCCAGGCCGCCGCCGTGGCGGCACTGGACGACACCGACCACGTGAGCGAGAGCGTGCGCGTCAACCGGGAAGGCCTGGTCCAGGTGATGGACGCCTGCCGGGAACGGGGCCTGGGTTTCATCCCCTCGGTGGGCAACTTCCTGTCCATTGACATGGGCCGGGAGGCGGGCCCCGTGTACCAGGCCCTGCTGCGCGAGGGCGTGATCGTGCGTCCCATCGCCGGCTACGGCCTGCCCAATCACTTGCGGGTGACCATCGGCCGCGCGCACGAGAACACCCGTTTCATTGCTGCCCTGGACAAGGTGCTGCGCGCTTGA
- a CDS encoding ComEA family DNA-binding protein, translating into MKHLSVIAFAILLFFSLPVFADAPDARINVNTADAQTLTQLTGIGPSRAEAIIAHREQHGPFRSLHELTQVSGIGERTVQENRERIAFE; encoded by the coding sequence ATGAAACATCTGTCTGTCATTGCGTTTGCAATCCTGCTGTTCTTCTCCCTGCCGGTGTTCGCGGATGCGCCCGACGCGCGCATCAACGTCAATACCGCCGACGCCCAGACCCTCACCCAATTGACTGGCATCGGTCCGTCCCGCGCGGAGGCAATCATTGCCCACCGGGAGCAGCACGGCCCGTTCCGCTCCCTGCACGAGCTGACTCAGGTCAGCGGTATTGGCGAACGGACTGTTCAGGAGAACCGGGAGCGCATCGCGTTCGAATGA
- a CDS encoding prephenate dehydrogenase — MIRKLAIIGAGLIGGSLALALRRAGYCKQVVACSRSEAHLKRAVELGVIDAYSLEPAEAVRDADMVLLAVPLGAMEAVCRAIGDALAPDAVLTDVGSAKASVVAAVSAAFGEAPASFVPGHPIAGTEKSGVEAAFPELYQGRRVILTPLAHTRPDAVRQVRAMWEVAGAVVEEMGVEHHDEVLAATSHLPHLLAFGLVDSLARMGERDEIFRYAAGGFRDFTRIASSDPVMWRDICLANSQAILKVMSHYREDLDGITEAVQQGDGDRLLEIFQRAKAARDRFCH, encoded by the coding sequence TTGATCCGCAAGCTCGCCATCATCGGCGCCGGCCTGATCGGCGGTTCCCTGGCCCTGGCCCTGCGCCGGGCCGGCTACTGCAAACAGGTGGTGGCCTGTTCCCGTTCCGAGGCGCACCTCAAGCGGGCCGTGGAGTTGGGCGTGATCGACGCCTACAGCCTGGAACCGGCCGAAGCGGTGCGTGACGCGGACATGGTGCTGCTGGCCGTGCCCCTGGGTGCCATGGAAGCGGTGTGCCGCGCCATTGGCGATGCCCTGGCCCCGGATGCGGTGCTCACCGACGTGGGCAGCGCCAAGGCGAGCGTGGTGGCCGCGGTGAGCGCCGCCTTCGGCGAGGCGCCGGCCAGCTTCGTGCCCGGACATCCCATTGCCGGCACGGAGAAGAGCGGCGTGGAAGCCGCCTTCCCGGAACTCTATCAAGGTCGCCGGGTGATCCTGACGCCGCTGGCGCACACCCGTCCCGATGCCGTGCGGCAAGTGCGCGCCATGTGGGAGGTGGCCGGCGCGGTAGTGGAGGAGATGGGCGTTGAACACCATGATGAGGTCCTGGCCGCCACCAGCCATCTACCCCACCTGCTGGCCTTTGGCCTGGTGGACAGCCTGGCGCGCATGGGCGAGCGCGACGAGATCTTCCGTTACGCCGCGGGCGGTTTCCGGGATTTCACCCGCATCGCCTCCAGCGACCCGGTCATGTGGCGGGACATCTGCCTTGCCAACAGCCAGGCCATCCTCAAGGTCATGTCTCACTACCGGGAGGACCTGGACGGCATCACCGAGGCCGTGCAGCAGGGCGACGGCGACCGGCTGCTGGAGATCTTCCAGCGGGCCAAGGCGGCCCGGGACCGGTTTTGTCATTGA
- the aroA gene encoding 3-phosphoshikimate 1-carboxyvinyltransferase → MSQAQELAFEVQSGGTLTGRIRVPGDKSISHRSIMLGSLAEGTTEVTGFLNGEDCMATLAAFRAMGVQIDGPREGRVTIQGVGLHGLKAPAGPLDLGNSGTSMRLMSGLLAGQAFDTTLVGDASLTKRPMKRVTEPLAAMGARIDTSATGTPPLHVHGGQTLRGIDYQMPMASAQVKSCLLLAGLYAEGSTCVTEPAPTRDHTERMLTGFGYPVSREGNRACVQGGGRLKATRIDVPADISSAAFFLVGASIAKGSEITLEHVGMNPTRVGVIDILRLMGAEIHVENPREAGGEPVADLRVVSAPLRGVRIPEELVPLAIDEFPALFIAAACAEGETLLTGAEELRVKESDRIQVMADGLLACGIEAEPTPDGIRIRGGQLRGATVDSHGDHRIAMSFAMGALRAEGAMHIRNCANVNTSFPGFVELAAGAGLAITQGPQS, encoded by the coding sequence ATGTCACAAGCACAAGAACTCGCATTCGAGGTCCAATCCGGTGGCACGCTGACCGGGCGCATCCGGGTGCCCGGGGACAAGTCCATTTCCCATCGTTCCATCATGCTGGGCTCCCTGGCCGAGGGCACCACGGAGGTCACCGGCTTCCTCAATGGTGAGGACTGCATGGCCACCCTCGCCGCCTTCCGGGCCATGGGCGTGCAGATCGACGGGCCCAGGGAGGGCAGGGTGACCATTCAGGGCGTCGGCCTGCACGGCCTCAAGGCACCCGCCGGGCCCCTGGATCTGGGCAATTCCGGCACCTCCATGCGTCTCATGTCCGGCCTGTTGGCGGGGCAGGCCTTCGATACCACCCTGGTGGGCGATGCCTCCCTGACCAAGCGGCCCATGAAGCGGGTCACCGAGCCGCTGGCTGCCATGGGCGCCCGGATCGACACCAGCGCGACCGGCACGCCACCCCTGCATGTGCACGGCGGCCAGACACTCAGGGGCATCGACTATCAAATGCCCATGGCCAGCGCCCAGGTGAAGTCCTGCCTGCTGCTCGCTGGCCTCTACGCCGAGGGCAGCACCTGCGTCACCGAGCCGGCCCCCACCCGGGACCACACCGAGCGCATGCTCACCGGCTTCGGCTATCCGGTGAGCCGCGAGGGCAACCGGGCCTGCGTCCAGGGCGGCGGGCGGCTCAAGGCCACCCGCATCGACGTGCCCGCGGACATCTCCTCGGCGGCCTTCTTCCTGGTGGGCGCCAGCATCGCCAAGGGCTCCGAGATCACCCTGGAACACGTGGGCATGAACCCCACCCGGGTGGGCGTGATCGACATCCTGCGGCTCATGGGCGCCGAGATCCACGTGGAGAACCCCCGGGAGGCGGGCGGTGAACCGGTGGCGGATCTGAGAGTGGTGAGCGCGCCGCTTCGGGGCGTGCGCATCCCCGAGGAACTGGTGCCCCTGGCCATCGACGAATTCCCGGCGCTGTTCATAGCCGCCGCCTGTGCCGAGGGGGAGACCCTGCTCACCGGGGCCGAGGAACTGCGGGTCAAGGAGAGCGACCGCATCCAGGTGATGGCCGACGGCCTGCTGGCCTGCGGCATCGAGGCCGAGCCCACCCCGGACGGCATCCGCATCCGCGGCGGCCAGCTGCGCGGCGCCACCGTGGACAGCCACGGGGATCACCGCATCGCCATGAGCTTCGCCATGGGGGCCCTGCGCGCCGAGGGGGCCATGCACATCCGCAACTGCGCCAACGTGAACACCTCCTTCCCGGGCTTCGTGGAACTCGCCGCAGGGGCAGGGCTCGCGATCACCCAGGGGCCCCAGTCGTGA